The Cryptococcus neoformans var. neoformans B-3501A chromosome 7, whole genome shotgun sequence genome window below encodes:
- a CDS encoding hypothetical protein (HMMPfam hit to THF_DHG_CYH, Tetrahydrofolate dehydrogenase/cyclohydrolase, catalytic domain, score: 108.9, E(): 1.2e-29; HMMPfam hit to THF_DHG_CYH_C, Tetrahydrofolate dehydrogenase/cyclohydrolase, NAD(P)-binding domain, score: 363.7, E(): 2.4e-106), with the protein MRISRPLGQLNLYSRTSPRISFPLPSARVISAPLRQSLPPPRLRVNTPLVSRSFSISSTHLAKMSADVEMTSQSAKIIDGTAIAKQIRTSISQAITDLHASNPTFHQPHLVIFQLGSSAASSTYIRMKLKAAEESGMTVEHIKIPSDEESGALKGTGVKRVLEAVKKANQDEKVSGILVQLPLEGAGKAEEKAVVDSVDVTKDVDGFHPENIGLLSSRISEPFFTPCTPAGAIKLIESTGFNLAGSNVVVLGRSDIVGTPVCALLRKKDATVTQCHSRTKNVERIISQADVIVAAIGQAEFVRGEWLKPGAIVIDVGTNYIPDASKKSGQRLVGDVHFESASKVASYITPVPGGVGPMTVAMLMNNTFEAAKRQWSSRRAKQLIPLPLEIKEKVPSDIEIAVAQTPKPVAEIAEEIGVHPDEVESYGRYKAKIELSVLDRLKERKDGKYIVVAGITPTPLGEGKSTTTIGLAQALGAHLHKTAIACVRQPSQGPTFGIKGGAAGGGYSQVIPMTEFNLHLTGDIHAITAANNLLAAAIDARMFHEATQTDKGLFNRLCPPKKGVRTFSKPMIARLHKLGINKTNPSDLTEEEAARFARLDIDPATLTWNRVLDTNDRYLRQITVGQAPTEKGLERKTAFDIAVASECMAVLALSKDLADMRARLGRMVVASSKAGEPITAEDIGCAGAMAVLMKDAIKPTIMQTLEGTPVFVHAGPFANIAHGNSSIIADRIALKLAGVEEGDDESRNGYVITEAGFGADIGMEKFCNIKTRVSGLKPSAVVLVATIRALKMHGGGPAVTPGKPLDQVYVEENLELLEKGCANLGKHIENAKKFGLKVVVAINKFSNDTAAEMALVQEYALKVGADYAVPADHWARGGAGAVDLANAVIEACATPSTFDFLYDLNQPLTKKIEIIAKEMYGADGISLSAEAQAEIDRYEKQGYGGLPICMAKTALSLSDDPSKKGVPTGFTLPIRNVRLSAGASFVYPLVGDMSTMPGLTTRPGFYDIDLNPDTGEIEGLF; encoded by the exons ATGCGAATCTCACGGCCCCTCGGTCAACTCAATCTTTACTCTAGGACAAGTCCGAGAATTTCTttcccccttccttccgCCCGTGTGATTTCCGCGCCTCTGAGACAATCTCTCCCACCACCTCGTCTTCGTGTCAACACTCCTCTTGTCAGCCGctctttttccatttcctcaaCACATCTCGCAAAAATGTCTGCCGACGTCGAAATGACCTCTCAGTCCGCAAAGATCATTGACGGCACTGCCATCGCAAA GCAAATCCGtacctccatctcccaagCCATCACCGACCTCCATGCGTCCAACCCTACCTTCCATCAGCCTCATCTCGTCATCTTTCAGCTCGGCTCTAGCGCTGCTTCCTCTACTTACATTCGCATGAAGCTCAAGGCCGCCGAAGAGTCTGGTATGACTGTCGAGCACATCAAGATTCCCTCTGACGAAGAGTCTGGTGCGCTCAAGGGAACTGGTGTCAAGCGAGTCCTTGAGGCGGTGAAGAAAGCCAACCAGGACGAAAAGGTCTCTGGTATCCTCGTCCAGCTCCCTCTTGAAGGTGCCGGTAaggctgaggagaaggctgtTGTTGACAGCGTGGATGTCACCAAGGACGTTGACGGTTTCCACCCGGAAAACATTGGTCTCCTCAGCAGCCGAATCAGCGagcccttcttcacccctTGCACCCCTGCGGGTGCtatcaagctcatcgaGTCCACCGGTTTCAACCTCGCTGGTTCCAACGTCGTCGTTCTCGGCCGAAGCGACATTGTCGGCACCCCTGTCTGCGCTTTGCTCCGAAAGAAGGACGCGACCGTCACCCAATGCCACTCTCGTACCAAGAACGTTGAGCGAATCATCAGCCAAGCTGATGTCATTGTCGCTGCTATCGGCCAAGCCGAGTTTGTACGTGGCGAGTGGTTGAAGCCTGGCGCGATTGTGATTGATGTCGGCACCAACTACATTCCCGACGCTTCCAAAAAATCCGGTCAGCGCCTTGTCGGTGATGTTCACTTTGAGTCTGCCAGCAAGGTCGCCTCTTACATTACCCCTGTTCCCGGAGGTGTTGGACCCATGACCGTTGCAATGCTCATGAACAACACTTTCGAAGCTGCCAAGCGTCAATGGTCTTCTCGCCGAGCCAAGCAActcatccctcttcctcttgagATTAAAGAAAAGGTGCCTTCTGATATCGAGATCGCCGTCGCCCAGACCCCCAAGCCCGTTGCTGAGATTGCCGAGGAGATCGGTGTGCACCCTGACGAAGTTGAGAGCTACGGCAGATACAAGGCCAAGATTGAGCTTTCCGTTCTTGACAGGCtcaaggagaggaaggatggcAAGTACATTGTTGTCGCCGGTATCACTCCTACCCCGCTCGGTGAAGGCAAGtctaccaccaccatcgGTCTCGCCCAAGCTCTCGGTGCCCATCTCCACAAGACTGCTATCGCCTGTGTCCGACAACCTTCCCAGGGACCTACTTTCGGTATCAAGGGTGGTGCCGCCGGTGGTGGTTACTCCCAGGTTATCCCCATGACCGAGTTTAACCTTCATTTGACTGGAGATATTCACGCCATCACCGCTGCCAACAATTtgcttgctgctgctatCGACGCCCGCATGTTCCACGAAGCTACTCAAACCGACAAGGGTCTCTTCAACCGTCTCTGCCCCCCTAAGAAGGGTGTTCGCACTTTCTCCAAGCCTATGATTGCCCGTCTCCACAAGCTCGGTATTAACAAGACCAACCCGTCTGATttgacagaagaagaggctgccCGATTCGCTCGTCTTGATATCGACCCTGCGACCCTCACTTGGAACCGAGTGCTCGACACCAACGATCGATACCTCCGTCAAATTACCGTCGGCCAAGCTCCCACAGAGAAGGGTCTCGAGCGAAAGACGGCGTTTGACATTGCCGTCGCTTCCGAGTGTATGGCCGTGCTTGCTCTCAGTAAGGATCTCGCCGATATGCGAGCTCGTCTCGGTAGGATGGTCGTCGCGTCAAGCAAGGCCGGTGAGCCCATCACTGCCGAAGACATTGGCTGTGCCGGTGCCATGGCTGTTCTCATGAAGGACGCTATCAAACCTACCATCATGCAAACCCTTGAAGGTACTCCCGTCTTTGTCCACGCTGGTCCATTCGCCAATATTGCCCACGGCAActcctccatcatcgcGGACCGTATCGCCCTCAAGCTCGCtggtgttgaagaaggcgacGATGAGTCGAGGAACGGTTACGTCATCACCGAAGCTGGTTTCGGCGCTGATATTGGTATGGAAAAGTTCTGCAACATCAAGACTCGAGTCTCTGGCTTGAAGCCCAGCGCGGTGGTGCTTGTCGCTACGATCCGAGCTTTGAAAATGCACGGTGGTGGACCTGCCGTTACCCCTGGAAAGCCTCTTGACCAGGTCTATGTGGAGGAGAACTTGGAGTTGTTGGAGAAGGGTTGTGCCAACTTGGGCAAACACATTGAGAATGCCAAGAAGTTTGGCCTGaaggttgttgttgctATCAACAAGTTTTC TAACGACACCGCCGCTGAGATGGCCCTTGTCCAAGAATACGCTCTCAAGGTTGGAGCCGACTACGCCGTGCCTGCAGACCATTGGGCTCGAGGTGGTGCCGGTGCCGTTGACCTCGCCAACGCCGTCATCGAAGCCTGCGCCACTCCTTCCACTTTCGACTTCCTCTATGACCTCAACCAACCCCTCACAAAGAAGATCGAGATCATCGCCAAGGAGATGTACGGTGCCGACGGTATCTCACTCTCCGCTGAGGCTCAAGCCGAGATCGACAGGTACGAGAAGCAAGGTTACGGTGGTTTGCCTATTTGCATGGCCAAGACCGCCTTGTCACTCTCTGACGATCCCAGCAAGAAGGGTGTTCCCACCGGGTTCACTTTGCCTATTAGGAATGTGAGGTTGAGTGCAGGCGCGAGCTTTGTGTACCCCCTTGTGGGTGATATGAGCACCATGCCAGGTTTGACTACCAGGCCCGGATTCTATGACATTGATTTGAACCCCGACACTGGTGAGATTGAGGGCTTGTTCTAG
- a CDS encoding hypothetical protein (Match to ESTs gb|CF193523.1|CF193523, gb|CF193403.1|CF193403, gb|CF192514.1|CF192514; HMMPfam hit to ADH_zinc_N, Zinc-binding dehydrogenase, score: 318.3, E(): 1.1e-92), whose protein sequence is MMTISSRRISTFTTALKSIITRLPPNSTHIRPISTRLSAPFLHHPSISATTSRIIHTTKANMSTLSNFTIPKTQIAAVVKTTGAELAIDKEHPVKQASELRPGECLVKISHTGVCHTDLHAKSGDWPIPPSHPLIGGHEGVGTIVAIGDHTAASPVKLGDRVGIKWLADSCLSCELCRRGYEMNCPNVKLSGYTTDGTFSEYVVSFVNHVTPIPESLDSAGAASILCAGVTTYKALKVSNTKVGDWVALPGAGGGLGHLAVQYAKAMGLKVVAIDTGAAKEKLVKSLGADAWVDFKTSKDIVADIKAATGGDGPAAAVVTAANKTGYSQAIEYLKPSGTLVAVGMPDAEMGANVFWTVFKSIRIQGSYVGNRQDAIEALDIAASGHVRVVFEEKGLESLKDVYEDLEAGKIAGRVVLKVSDE, encoded by the exons ATGATGACGATTTCTTCCAGGCGAATCTCGACCTTCACCACAGCCCTCAAGTCCATTATTACCCGTTTGCCTCCGAACTCAACGCATATAAGACCCATCTCCACACGTCTTTCTGccccttttcttcaccatccatCTATATCCGCAACCACATCTCGTATTATCCATACAACCAAAGCAAACATGTCTACTCTCTCTAActtcaccatccccaaAACCCAGATTGCCGCTGTTGTCAAAACTACCGGCGCTGAGCTCGCGATTGACAAGGAGCACCCTGTCAAGCAGGCCTCGGAGCTCAGGCCTGGCGAATGTTTGGTCAAAATCTCCCACACTGGTGTCTGCCATACCGACTTGCACGCCAAATCTGGCGACTGGCCTATTCCcccatcccatcctcttATCGGGGGTCATGAAG GTGTCGGTACTATCGTCGCTATTGGTGACCATACTGCTGCTTCTCCCGTCAAGCTCGGTGATCGAGTCGGTATCAAGTGGCTCGCCGACAGCTGTCTCAGCTGTGAGCTTTGTCGACGCGGCTATGAGATGA ACTGTCCCAACGTCAAGCTCTCTGGCTATACCACCGACGGTACTTTCTCCGAATACGTCGTCTCCTTCGTCAACCATGTTACTCCTATTCCCGAATCCCTCGACTCTGCCGGGGCCGCCTCCATTCTCTGTGCTGGTGTCACCACCTACAAGGCTCTCAAGGTCTCCAACACCAAGGTCGGTGACTGGGTCGCTCTTCCCGGCGCTGGCGGTGGTCTCGGTCATCTTGCCGTCCAATATGCAAAGGCCATGGGTCTCAAGGTCGTCGCTATCGATACTGGCGCTGCCAAGGAGAAGCTCGTCAAGTCTCTCGGTGCTGACGCTTGGGTCGACTTTAAAACTTCCAAGGATATTGTGGCCGACATCAAGGCCGCTACTGGCGGTGACGGTCCTGCCGCCGCTGTGGTCACCGCTGCCAACAAGACGGGTTACTCTCAGGCAATCGAGTACTTGAAGCCTAGCGGTACCCTTGTGGCTGTCGGTATGCCTGACGCTGAGATGGGCGCAAACGTTTTCTGGACAGTGTTCAAGAGCATTAGGATCCAGGGTAGCTACGTCGGTAACAGACAGGACGCGATTGAGGCACTTGATATCGCTGCGTCTGGCCACGTCAGGGTCGTCTTTGAAGAGAAAGGTCTTGAATCGTTGAAGGA CGTTTACGAGGACCTTGAGGCTGGTAAGATTGCTGGCCGAGTTGTTCTCAAGGTTTCCGACGAGTAA
- a CDS encoding hypothetical protein (HMMPfam hit to PI3_PI4_kinase, Phosphatidylinositol 3- and 4-kinase, score: 149.5, E(): 7.4e-42) yields the protein MSHALLLRLFLSPYFSISIAMQYLKTYPDSIGISHYLCWRMKRMPAEEVEFYWPQICHLLLTYPTQSNALESFIIARAEESTHSAMLTFWFMQAALRDLIPTRQTDPVPFAICQRVLHRCHAIIFGDPPEPSRSPYRSLPHSPSTSALGVLSSLPGSGSNSTGIQIDEGQRQGQRFGQGRVNSHAAAALVGMGVMFAGIPGMPALVPLVGEWALIQGRRPMDDLTSGRDRVEVDTGGGADVRPENVERRRKENENEKEEKEDDSESEEEDGRAQSNENTQGQGYKSNVKFAKSTVNLAITGPAQTAPNLYSPPRSPSALTPFSVIDMPDEKEREKEKNGGISRRKGSDPFGQLFNDRSPTPPKSVHQPFHSVPSLPRSSSYNPYHYSGGPPTAEAILATYSLSAQRQLLTSHYCRSEVRFLLLLEDISNRLLVIPKPARVSALRAELTSLNHNLPAEVCMPLWCTADHTLSPSSSSSTLSPSPSSGSNNPSSSAKNRAYHPRGSAVPGGHSRVVRISPGDSVVLNSAERAPYLLHVEILQGDLDFDPTRRENRELLKKIVVAEDRKRRKRDGTLGVDGNGREAGAGARVRNGGYSNCRQEWGLGSKKGKGKGEGFGSLMPDSIPAIPPSPVPAPVANSSKPPSQTPLSTIAATTTTAGTPQPTPPEEVDLVEQLYGTLSIHDEIPDLSEIIPLPSGPKNRDLDMKAWDRGSPVPGRITSSGVSVGASAGIGAGAMGDVGQYATSPTGTATGSEIGKSGPSTPGFPSVKSGFTSPSPSSSSAFTPGLVQAQGQSPSTPGPKRAITLEDYSERMRTAAVMLAQLNASLIPNAPENQSGGGWIPGTGWIRTPGGGGGGGGEETGGKPDGSAGGKLKLAAAQAAAIRERIMLEMMALEEERVERMTDRPPGADIHIPTAETSGGGEGGYEHDHEHGTAEDEGIVRRELNKADPSAAVFRESWSAKKSRIRAGSPWGHLANWDVISVIVKTGADLRQEQLATQLIERFSRIWKEENCDCWARFFRILITGETSGLVETVTDAVSVHSIKKGEYAKRLAEGGPIGHVSLMDHYVNTFGKPDSGRFARAQRNFIRSLAGYSIITYLLQIKDRHNGNILVDQDGHLIHIDFGFMLSNSPGNMGFEAAPFKMLMEYVDIMGGLDSPGYAYFKKLFKEGFEAARKHSDSLITIVELMQKNSKLDCFALFGDQTAAHFRERFQLGLTTQAVDAYLERLIVTSTGSNYTKLYDTFQYYSQGVL from the exons ATGTCTCACGCATTACT CCTCCGCCTGTTCCTCTCCCCctacttctccatctccatcgccATGCAGTACCTCAAGACCTATCCCGACTCTATTGGTATATCCCACTATCTCTGCTGgcgaatgaagaggatgccTGCCGAAGAAGTTGAGTTTTATTGGCCCCAGATATG CCATTTGTTACTGACTTACCCTACCCAATCCAATGCTCTCGAGTCGTTCATCATCGCTCGAGCAGAGGAAAGCACCCACTCTGCCATGCTC ACATTCTGGTTCATGCAAGCCGCTCTCCGAGACCTCATCCCAACCCGGCAGACGGATCCTGTCCCGTTCGCAATCTGCCAACGCGTCCTGCACCGTTGCCATGCCATCATTTTTGGTGATCCCCCAGAACCGTCGCGCTCGCCTTACCGCTCTTTACCGCATTCGCCGTCTACCTCTGCCTTGGGCGtgctctcttccctccctgGCTCTGGTTCTAACTCTACCGGCATTCAAATTGACGAGGGCCAAAGGCAAGGACAAAGGTTTGGCCAGGGGAGAGTGAACTCACATGCAGCAGCGGCGTTGGTGGGTATGGGCGTCATGTTCGCTGGTATACCCGGTATGCCCGCTCTAGTCCCCCTCGTAGGCGAATGGGCTCTCATCCAAGGTCGCCGACCGATGGACGATCTGACAAGTGGAAGGGATAGGGTGGAAGTGGATACGGGTGGTGGAGCGGATGTCAGGCCTGAAAATgtggaaaggaggagaaaggaaaatgagaatgagaaggaggagaaagaggatgatagtgagtcggaagaggaagatgggcGAGCGCAGAGTAATGAGAATACCCAAGGTCAAGGGTACAAGTCGAATGTTAAATTCGCCAAATCAACCGTCAATCTCGCAATCACTGGCCCCGCTCAAACAGCGCCCAACCTCTATTCTCCACCCCGATCTCCATCTGCACTTACTCCTTTCTCCGTGATCGACATGCCcgatgagaaggaaagggaaaaggaaaagaatggCGGCATTTCTCGCCGAAAGGGTTCAGACCCATTCGGTCAACTGTTCAATGACCGATCCCCTACTCCACCTAAATCTGTACACCAACCTTTCCATTCCGTGCCTTCTTTACCCCGTTCATCGTCTTATAACCCCTATCATTACTCTGGAGGACCACCCACAGCGGAAGCCATTCTCGCGACCTACTCGCTCTCTGCGCAAAGACAACTCCTCACAAGTCATTACTGTAGGAGCGAAGTGAGGTTCTTGCTATTATTGGAAGATATCAGTAATAGATTATTGGTCATTCCTAAACCGGCGCGGGTTAGTGCTTTGAGAGCAGAATTGACGAGTTTGAACCACAACCTCCCAGCCGAAGTGTGCATGCCTCTATGGTGTACTGCCGATCAcaccctttctccttcctcttcttcatccaccttGAGCCCATCACCCTCATCTGGATCGAACAACCCCTCTTCGTCGGCAAAAAATCGAGCATACCATCCGCGCGGTTCCGCCGTCCCAGGCGGTCACTCTCGAGTTGTGCGTATCTCACCAGGCGATTCCGTCGTCCTCAACTCGGCAGAAAGAGCACCGTACTTGTTACACGTCGAGATCCTCCAAGGGGATCTCGATTTTGACCCGACGAGAAGGGAAAATAGGGAGTTGTTGAAGAAAATCGTGGTAGCGGAGGAtagaaaaaggaggaaaagggatgGGACATTGGGAGTAGATGGAAACGGACGTGAAGCTGGTGCTGGCGCCAGAGTACGTAATGGAGGGTACAGTAATTGTCGACAGGAATGGGGATTAGGGAgtaaaaaaggaaaagggaaaggagaaggcttCGGAAGTCTCATGCCTGATTCTATCCCTGCCATCCCGCCTTCTCCTGTCCCAGCTCCAGTCGCAAACTCTTCCAAACCACCTTCTCAAACACCTCTATCTACCATCGCCGCCACCACTACCACTGCTGGTACCCCCCAGCCTACCCCTCCAGAAGAGGTGGACCTTGTCGAACAACTTTACGGTactctctccatccatgACGAGATTCCCGACTTGTCTGAAATTATCCCCTTACCGAGTGGGCCGAAGAACAGGGATTTGGATATGAAAGCGTGGGATCGGGGGTCACCTGTCCCTGGGCGAATAACCAGCTCAGGTGTGAGTGTGGGTGCGAGTGCGGGGATAGGAGCGGGTGCGATGGGCGATGTGGGGCAATACGCAACCTCCCCCACGGGAACGGCAACAGGAAGTGAGATAGGTAAATCCGGACCGTCTACACCTGGCTTCCCATCAGTTAAATCGGGGTTTAcctcaccttctccatcttcctcgtctgccTTCACCCCTGGCTTggttcaagctcaaggtcAAAGCCCTTCCACCCCCGGACCAAAGAGGGCAATCACTCTCGAAGATTATTCGGAACGTATGCGCACAGCGGCCGTCATGCTTGCTCAATTGAACGCTTCACTTATACCGAATGCACCAGAGAACCAAAGTGGGGGTGGATGGATACCGGGTACAGGGTGGATAAGGACTCCaggcggtggtggaggaggtggaggggaagaaacTGGTGGGAAGCCAGATGGATCGGCGGGAGGTAAACTGAAGCTCGCAGCAGCACAAGCGGCAGCGATAAGAGAACGGATCATGCTCGAGATGATGgctcttgaagaagaacgagTGGAACGTATGACAGATCGACCGCCTGGTGCGGATATACACATCCCCACAGCTGAAACGTctggaggaggtgaaggCGGATATGAGCATGATCATGAACATGGTACAGCGGAAGACGAAGGGATTGTGAGGAGAGAGTTGAACAAAGCAGATCCGTCGGCAGCTGTATTCAGGGAAAGTTGGTcagcgaagaagagcaggatAAGGGCTGGAAGTCCGTGGGGCCATCTGGCGAACTGGGAT GTCATCTCAGTGATCGTCAAGACAGGTGCGGATCTAAGGCAGGAGCAACTTGCAACGCAATTGATTGAACGGTTCAGCCGAatttggaaagaggaaaattGTGATTGCTGGGCCAGATT CTTCCGAATCCTTATTACCGGTGAAACATCTGGATTGGTGGAGACTGTGACGGATGCGGTGTCTGTACATTCTATCAAGAAGGGAGAATATGCCAAGCGATTGGCTGAAGGAGGGCCTATCGGGCATGTGTCCTTGATGGACCACTACGTCAAC ACATTCGGTAAACCCGATTCCGGTCGATTCGCTCGTGCCCAACGCAATTTTATCCGTTCTCTCGCAGGTTACTCTATCATCACGTACCTCCTTCAGATCAAAGATCGGCATAACGGGAACATTCTCGTAGACCAGGATGGGCACTTGATCCATATTGACTTTGGGTTCATGTTAAGTAACTCGCCGGGAAATATGGGATTTGAGGCGGCACCTTTCAAGATGCTTATG GAGTATGTGGATATCATGGGAGGATTGGATAGTCCTGGTTATGCGTACTTCAAGAAGCTGTTCAAGGAAGGATTCGAAGCTGCAAGGAAACATTCAGATAGTTTGATCA CAATTGTCGAGCTCATGCAGAAGA ACTCTAAACTCGACTGTTTTGCTCTCTTTGGTGATCAGACAGCTGCTCATTTCCGAGAACGTTTCCAACTAGGTCTCACGACGCAAGCTGTAGACGCATATTTGGAACGCCTAATTGTAACCTCAACCGGGAGCAATTATACCAAGCTGTATGATACTTTCCAGTATTACAG TCAAGGTGTCTTATAA